A genomic region of Brevibacillus sp. JNUCC-41 contains the following coding sequences:
- a CDS encoding peptidoglycan-binding protein, whose amino-acid sequence MIKLPVKLETLLNRSEKNMGSGIHPVVKESALEMVKQAYEEGIFVQISEGYRSMEEQAKLYGQGRLGYIYDGKNYSDLSKPRVTNAMPGQSYHNYGLAIDYFIVSDDGKNAIWTIDAKWKRVAAIGKSMGFAWGGDWSNFKDYPHLDMTDGLTYSQLKAGTKPKLISKVNGTTPPATQVESDVIVKDTPAKDSGNQTIKSIQRTLNSRYNAKIDVDGYYGPNTKKALIKGFQTELNKQYGAKINVDGIWGPQTKAASPNVREGAKGNITYILQAALYLEGQNPHGIDGIFGKGTEIAVKAFQRAKGIPADGIAGKNTFAKLLG is encoded by the coding sequence GTGATAAAATTGCCAGTTAAATTAGAAACTTTATTGAATCGTTCGGAAAAGAATATGGGCAGCGGAATTCATCCAGTCGTAAAAGAATCAGCATTGGAAATGGTTAAACAGGCATACGAAGAGGGCATTTTTGTCCAAATCAGTGAAGGTTATCGGTCTATGGAAGAGCAAGCAAAGCTATATGGTCAAGGACGCCTGGGTTATATCTACGATGGAAAAAACTATAGTGATTTATCGAAACCGAGAGTGACCAATGCGATGCCAGGTCAATCTTATCATAACTATGGACTAGCCATTGACTATTTCATAGTCAGCGATGATGGAAAGAATGCCATTTGGACAATTGATGCAAAATGGAAACGGGTAGCGGCCATTGGTAAATCCATGGGCTTTGCATGGGGCGGGGATTGGTCAAACTTTAAAGATTATCCGCACTTGGATATGACGGACGGACTAACTTATTCTCAGTTAAAAGCGGGCACAAAGCCTAAACTGATATCAAAAGTGAATGGAACCACTCCACCAGCAACACAAGTCGAATCGGATGTCATTGTAAAAGATACGCCCGCAAAGGATAGCGGCAATCAGACTATCAAGTCCATCCAAAGGACATTAAATAGCCGGTATAATGCAAAGATAGATGTGGATGGTTATTATGGTCCTAATACTAAAAAAGCTTTGATAAAGGGTTTCCAAACCGAATTGAATAAACAATATGGTGCAAAGATTAATGTTGATGGAATATGGGGACCCCAAACAAAAGCGGCTTCACCTAATGTTAGGGAAGGGGCGAAAGGGAATATCACCTATATTCTTCAAGCTGCACTTTATTTGGAAGGGCAAAATCCACATGGCATAGATGGTATCTTTGGAAAAGGAACGGAAATAGCGGTTAAGGCATTTCAAAGGGCCAAGGGAATACCTGCAGACGGTATTGCAGGTAAAAATACCTTTGCAAAACTATTGGGATAA
- a CDS encoding phosphodiester glycosidase family protein yields MKNIWKKPILPIASISLASWMIVNAIPETPVQAELNVQSQVKMKSHELPLGTSYLHERRTSMNPAPGLTYTKINRGETSSKDYFTVDVAFVETQKQAKILLGGLKRDGFKNARIIREPDRALDDREKGPLGYIVRIGQYQQEADAAEMRNKLSDKGYSGLRTVYTGEDGEKTTGPWVVNVLEVDQDRFQGHVVPELANDAVIGKETLTQMADRNDAIAGVNAGYFVVGAKDGTPGDLAGIFASNGQLVSEAINGRSALILSSVEEKANIASVSTSIQATSSDGAVREVDGLNRKPGLIRNCGGVGGDTTTERPKHDYTCMDESELIQYTSVFGEKTESGDGVEVVVNHAGEVAEFRNHRGGMIPSSGSVLAGTGEAAEWLRDHAQQGMKIQVKSEIIGDGKPLKLDQTTSMINGGPRLMENGEISINAVEEGFHWEEDPGFYYRFGERRNPRTLAGIKENGNLLFVTIDGRAPGWSVGANFEESAKVMKSLGAIDAINLDGGGSTTMTVGADRVTRPSDATGERPIADGILLVK; encoded by the coding sequence ATGAAAAATATATGGAAAAAGCCAATTTTGCCTATCGCCTCTATTAGTCTAGCGTCATGGATGATTGTAAATGCGATTCCTGAAACTCCAGTTCAAGCAGAATTGAATGTTCAATCACAGGTGAAAATGAAAAGTCATGAGCTTCCACTGGGAACGTCTTATTTGCATGAGCGAAGAACTTCCATGAATCCAGCGCCTGGATTGACGTATACCAAAATCAATCGTGGTGAAACATCTTCTAAAGACTATTTCACAGTGGATGTGGCATTTGTAGAAACACAGAAGCAGGCAAAGATATTGTTGGGAGGTTTAAAGAGAGACGGTTTCAAAAATGCCCGCATTATAAGGGAACCGGATCGGGCCTTGGATGACCGGGAAAAAGGTCCACTTGGATACATTGTTCGCATCGGCCAATATCAGCAGGAAGCGGATGCAGCCGAAATGAGAAACAAGTTATCGGATAAGGGATATTCGGGTCTACGGACTGTTTATACGGGTGAAGACGGTGAGAAAACAACAGGACCTTGGGTAGTGAACGTACTTGAAGTGGATCAGGATCGATTTCAAGGGCATGTGGTGCCTGAATTAGCAAATGACGCAGTGATAGGAAAAGAAACATTGACCCAAATGGCTGATAGAAATGATGCCATTGCAGGAGTTAATGCTGGATACTTTGTTGTTGGAGCCAAGGATGGAACACCAGGCGATCTTGCCGGTATATTCGCCAGCAATGGTCAACTCGTCAGTGAAGCGATAAATGGCCGTTCAGCTCTGATTTTATCTTCTGTTGAAGAGAAGGCAAACATTGCATCTGTTTCCACGTCCATTCAGGCTACTTCATCTGATGGTGCGGTTAGGGAAGTGGATGGATTAAATCGTAAGCCGGGATTGATCCGCAATTGTGGCGGTGTTGGAGGAGATACGACAACAGAACGGCCGAAACATGATTATACTTGTATGGATGAAAGTGAGCTTATCCAATATACATCCGTATTTGGAGAAAAGACGGAATCGGGCGATGGTGTGGAAGTGGTAGTGAATCATGCCGGGGAAGTGGCGGAATTCCGTAACCATCGTGGGGGAATGATTCCAAGCAGCGGTTCTGTTCTTGCAGGAACGGGGGAAGCGGCAGAATGGCTTCGTGACCATGCCCAACAAGGGATGAAGATTCAGGTGAAAAGTGAAATCATCGGGGATGGAAAGCCATTAAAATTAGACCAAACCACTAGCATGATTAACGGAGGTCCTCGATTAATGGAAAACGGAGAAATTTCCATTAATGCCGTAGAGGAAGGATTTCACTGGGAAGAAGATCCTGGGTTTTATTATCGTTTTGGGGAACGTCGTAATCCGAGAACGCTTGCAGGAATAAAAGAGAATGGAAATCTATTATTTGTCACCATTGATGGGCGCGCACCCGGATGGAGTGTGGGGGCAAATTTTGAAGAAAGTGCAAAAGTCATGAAGTCATTAGGAGCCATAGATGCCATCAATCTTGACGGCGGCGGATCGACGACCATGACAGTTGGGGCTGATCGAGTCACAAGACCATCTGACGCAACAGGTGAACGCCCGATTGCCGACGGAATATTGTTAGTAAAATAA
- a CDS encoding IclR family transcriptional regulator — MNTKISSTVQRAIKIINYLNETTGPQGIKNISENLNISPPITHRLLTTLKMDGLVFQDADSKKYSLGTVFIDYANKIITDVPFVSIIDPQLIKLRDETQETVGFYMLTNMVRMCVIEHVSNQEISRRAGVGNRIPLQFGSSGRVILAFLSEGLQAQVLNLLPGEERKKLQQQLEIIVNTRYSINEEEITKNVAALSAPVFGAKGKVIGAISISGPVFRWNKESMEQHISLLLKTAESISKSLY, encoded by the coding sequence ATGAACACTAAGATTTCTTCTACGGTGCAACGTGCAATCAAAATCATCAATTATTTAAATGAAACAACCGGTCCACAAGGAATTAAAAATATTAGCGAAAATCTTAACATTTCTCCCCCTATCACTCATCGTCTGCTTACTACTTTAAAAATGGACGGTTTGGTATTCCAAGATGCAGATTCTAAAAAATATTCACTTGGTACGGTGTTTATTGATTATGCAAATAAAATAATCACCGATGTACCTTTTGTCTCAATAATCGATCCACAACTAATTAAATTAAGAGACGAGACACAGGAAACGGTAGGGTTTTATATGTTAACAAATATGGTAAGGATGTGTGTAATTGAACATGTAAGTAATCAGGAAATAAGCAGAAGAGCAGGGGTTGGCAATAGGATTCCGCTACAATTTGGCTCAAGCGGACGGGTAATATTGGCATTTCTAAGCGAAGGTTTACAGGCACAAGTGTTAAACCTCCTTCCAGGGGAGGAAAGAAAAAAGCTACAACAGCAATTAGAAATTATAGTAAATACCCGTTACTCAATTAATGAGGAAGAAATCACGAAGAATGTAGCTGCATTATCAGCACCAGTATTCGGTGCTAAAGGAAAAGTCATTGGAGCTATTTCCATTTCCGGGCCTGTCTTTCGCTGGAATAAGGAATCGATGGAACAACATATCTCTTTATTGTTAAAAACTGCTGAAAGTATTTCAAAATCCTTATATTAA
- a CDS encoding acyl-CoA dehydrogenase family protein gives MSVKLINSNSRKAYSGSMPDTKGLNFFEEDQNLSFILKHYLSIENYNRALPHLKELGEIAGTRLDELSRMADRHTPELINYDAKGERVDEVAYHPSYKEMESLGYGKFALVAMSHKPVLGFPTKLPHVLKYGFWYLFVQSEFGLACPMSMTDSAARVLSKFGDQGLKETYLSRMTSTDMKTLWTGAQFMTEKQGGSDVGANTVTAKKVDDHWEIWGDKWFCSNVSADVALVLARPEDAPEGTKGLGMFLMPRKLPDGSLNNYKVNRLKDKFGTRDMASGEVTFEGAVAYVVGDISKGFKQMMSMVNSSRLSNAVRSSAMMRRSFLEALVSSRGRVAFGSSLSEKPLMKETLFELLLDCEAAASITFYTASVYDNSDQGNQEDEKLLRILTPLLKGFICKRARNSTSEGMEARGGNGYIEDWIDSKLVRDAHVGSIWEGTTNIVALDVVRALVKDEAGEIFFKDLYNRLDGITNSLTQQIGKILLQISKKVESQSKRIMSLNGPERELPAKQLMNRMYHIFTASLLLNEAEVQITAQENYRKLYMALQYIHRYLLSSGLDELNYFDSSLLKWFDAIVDFDQVSKGAVEGLLENVQQAVKL, from the coding sequence ATGTCCGTGAAATTAATAAATTCTAATTCAAGAAAAGCCTATTCTGGTTCGATGCCCGACACAAAGGGATTAAACTTTTTTGAAGAGGATCAAAATTTGTCTTTTATACTTAAGCATTATCTTTCTATAGAAAATTATAATCGGGCCCTTCCTCACTTAAAAGAGTTGGGGGAAATAGCCGGAACAAGGCTTGATGAATTATCCCGGATGGCGGATAGGCATACTCCCGAGTTAATAAATTATGATGCAAAAGGGGAACGAGTAGACGAAGTTGCCTATCATCCGTCCTATAAAGAGATGGAATCATTAGGATATGGAAAGTTCGCACTGGTCGCTATGTCTCATAAACCTGTGCTGGGATTTCCTACTAAACTACCGCATGTGTTAAAGTACGGATTTTGGTATTTGTTTGTCCAATCCGAGTTTGGTTTAGCTTGCCCGATGAGCATGACTGACTCTGCCGCTAGGGTCTTAAGTAAATTTGGTGATCAAGGATTAAAAGAAACCTATTTGTCTCGTATGACGAGTACAGATATGAAAACATTATGGACAGGTGCCCAATTTATGACCGAAAAACAAGGCGGGTCTGACGTTGGCGCAAATACGGTCACAGCAAAGAAAGTTGATGATCATTGGGAGATTTGGGGTGATAAATGGTTTTGTTCCAATGTTTCTGCAGATGTAGCATTAGTTTTGGCTCGTCCTGAAGACGCCCCCGAGGGTACTAAAGGTCTTGGAATGTTTTTAATGCCAAGGAAACTGCCAGATGGATCTCTTAATAATTACAAAGTTAATCGCCTAAAAGATAAATTCGGGACCCGCGATATGGCTTCTGGTGAGGTGACTTTTGAAGGGGCCGTTGCGTATGTCGTAGGGGATATTTCAAAGGGTTTTAAACAAATGATGTCAATGGTGAATTCTTCACGGTTATCGAACGCCGTACGTTCTAGCGCGATGATGCGTAGAAGCTTTTTAGAAGCACTCGTTTCATCTCGAGGTCGTGTCGCATTTGGCAGCTCATTGTCTGAAAAACCCCTTATGAAAGAAACTCTTTTTGAACTATTGCTAGATTGCGAAGCAGCTGCGTCCATCACATTTTACACAGCTTCCGTTTATGATAATTCCGATCAAGGGAACCAGGAAGATGAAAAGCTATTACGAATTTTGACGCCATTGCTAAAAGGATTCATTTGTAAACGTGCAAGAAATTCTACCTCGGAAGGGATGGAAGCCAGGGGAGGAAATGGATATATCGAGGATTGGATAGATTCGAAACTTGTACGTGATGCTCATGTGGGCTCCATTTGGGAAGGCACCACGAATATTGTTGCTTTAGACGTTGTAAGAGCGTTAGTGAAAGACGAAGCAGGAGAAATCTTTTTTAAGGACCTATACAATCGATTGGATGGGATTACGAATTCTTTGACTCAACAGATTGGGAAGATCCTTCTGCAAATATCAAAAAAAGTTGAATCGCAATCAAAGAGGATAATGAGTCTGAATGGACCAGAAAGGGAATTGCCTGCTAAACAATTAATGAACCGGATGTATCATATATTCACTGCCAGTCTTCTGCTAAATGAAGCGGAAGTACAAATTACAGCCCAAGAAAACTATCGAAAATTATACATGGCTTTGCAGTATATCCATCGTTATTTGCTTTCAAGTGGCTTGGATGAACTTAATTACTTTGATTCATCACTATTAAAATGGTTTGATGCTATTGTTGACTTTGACCAAGTATCAAAAGGGGCCGTAGAAGGTTTACTGGAAAACGTGCAACAGGCCGTGAAACTCTAA
- a CDS encoding CaiB/BaiF CoA transferase family protein, with protein sequence MNGALSRIKVLDLSRVVAGPVCTSILGDLGADIIKVEGPDIVDETRTWFPPDIENISLYYMAVNRNKRAITVNLKTKEGIQIIKKLIQESDVVVENFKTGTMERLGLGYEDLKALNTKIIHCSITGFGHTGPYKQLPGYDFLAQAMSGFMSVNGTSDGAPVKAGIAMADLYAGLYATISVLAALEARNHSGRGQHCDISLMDSMVASLLNIGTGFLNTGNLPKRYGNQHPTLVPYQNFQTKDKEIIIAVGNDRQFRRFCSLINAEELPQDERFATANARIIYREELIPILQEVILTKTAAEWLRIFQENNIPCGPINTLDRVFIDEQVLERKMIQEVEHPSVGIVKLLGSPLKLSDTPVTIERHPPLHGEHTEEVLMELGYDKEEIKSFMEDKVI encoded by the coding sequence ATGAATGGAGCATTAAGCCGGATAAAAGTTCTTGATCTAAGCCGAGTGGTGGCTGGACCTGTCTGTACAAGTATTTTAGGAGATCTGGGTGCAGATATTATTAAAGTGGAAGGGCCGGATATCGTGGATGAAACACGAACATGGTTTCCTCCGGACATTGAAAATATTAGTTTGTATTATATGGCAGTTAATCGAAATAAACGTGCCATAACGGTGAATTTAAAGACAAAAGAAGGAATTCAAATCATAAAAAAACTCATCCAGGAATCTGATGTTGTCGTAGAAAATTTTAAGACAGGAACGATGGAGCGGTTAGGACTGGGATATGAAGACTTGAAAGCGTTGAACACTAAAATCATTCACTGCTCCATTACAGGGTTTGGTCATACAGGACCGTATAAACAATTACCTGGATATGACTTTCTTGCTCAGGCAATGAGTGGGTTTATGAGTGTGAATGGCACATCCGATGGTGCACCTGTTAAAGCAGGGATTGCTATGGCCGATTTATATGCAGGACTATATGCAACCATTAGCGTATTAGCCGCTTTGGAGGCTAGGAATCATTCCGGTCGTGGTCAGCATTGTGACATCTCCCTTATGGACTCGATGGTTGCTTCATTGCTTAATATAGGAACAGGTTTTTTAAATACAGGAAATCTGCCTAAACGATATGGAAATCAGCACCCGACCCTAGTTCCCTATCAGAATTTCCAAACAAAAGATAAAGAGATTATAATTGCAGTAGGCAACGACAGACAATTCCGGCGTTTTTGTTCATTAATAAATGCAGAGGAATTACCCCAGGATGAGCGTTTTGCAACAGCAAATGCAAGAATCATATATAGGGAAGAGTTAATTCCTATATTACAAGAAGTGATATTAACAAAAACAGCAGCTGAATGGCTTAGAATTTTCCAAGAAAACAATATTCCATGCGGTCCCATCAATACTTTAGATAGAGTTTTTATAGATGAACAAGTACTTGAAAGGAAAATGATTCAGGAAGTTGAACATCCTTCAGTTGGAATTGTTAAACTTTTGGGGTCACCATTAAAACTCTCTGATACACCTGTCACAATCGAGAGGCATCCCCCTTTACATGGGGAGCATACTGAAGAAGTACTGATGGAATTAGGCTACGATAAAGAAGAAATTAAATCGTTTATGGAAGATAAGGTTATTTGA
- a CDS encoding MFS transporter, translated as MNNGASDRTWIVVFVACFLGLMVDGMDLIMLSITMPSLMEEFNIGKVDAGLIATWSLVGMAVGGIGGGWLSDRFGRVRMATWMMVLFSIGTCLLGFAQTYEQFIVIRFISAIGIGAEYTIVTMLMAEYVPTKKRTTILGTLQAAYSLGYLVAALLAGAILPEYGWRPLYFIAVVPVLLAIYIRFKIPEPEGWKERAQAQKQMGRGNKKNEWAAIFKDSKTRKTFIFWGLTATFLQFAYYGIGTWLPTYIVSDLGFDFKKMTGYIVGTYTAAILGKIIAGWLADRYGRKTLFVFGGFSTAIVLPIVYLYNSPSNIILLLTLLGFLYGIPYAVNATYMAESFPAHIRGTAVGGSYNVGRVGSAMAPFLIGIMAESYSIGFGLATLAIAYVVSALIPALFIREKMYDPFGKEKNSATKQKESVYENQTI; from the coding sequence ATGAATAATGGTGCGTCAGATCGGACTTGGATTGTGGTATTCGTCGCATGCTTTTTAGGTCTTATGGTAGATGGCATGGACTTAATCATGCTATCTATCACGATGCCTAGTCTAATGGAAGAGTTTAATATTGGTAAAGTAGATGCAGGTCTCATCGCTACATGGTCCTTAGTGGGTATGGCCGTTGGCGGAATCGGTGGCGGTTGGTTATCTGACCGGTTTGGCCGGGTAAGAATGGCAACCTGGATGATGGTTCTATTCTCCATTGGAACGTGTTTACTTGGATTTGCCCAAACGTATGAACAATTTATCGTTATTCGTTTCATTTCTGCTATCGGGATTGGGGCCGAATATACTATCGTTACGATGCTCATGGCTGAATATGTACCTACGAAAAAAAGGACGACGATTTTAGGTACACTACAAGCAGCTTATTCATTAGGATATTTAGTGGCGGCTTTATTGGCTGGTGCAATCTTGCCTGAATACGGATGGAGGCCTCTTTATTTTATCGCTGTTGTACCTGTTCTTTTGGCAATTTATATCAGATTCAAAATTCCTGAACCTGAAGGGTGGAAAGAAAGGGCTCAAGCTCAAAAACAAATGGGTAGGGGAAATAAGAAAAATGAGTGGGCTGCGATTTTCAAAGATTCAAAAACAAGAAAGACTTTTATATTTTGGGGACTTACTGCGACCTTCTTACAATTTGCTTATTATGGCATTGGTACCTGGCTGCCGACGTATATTGTTTCTGATTTAGGCTTTGATTTTAAAAAAATGACAGGGTATATTGTAGGGACATATACAGCGGCGATCTTAGGTAAAATCATTGCAGGTTGGCTGGCAGATCGATACGGTCGTAAAACGCTGTTTGTATTTGGTGGTTTCTCTACTGCTATTGTCTTACCAATCGTTTATCTTTATAATTCACCGTCTAATATTATTCTGTTACTTACTTTACTAGGTTTTCTCTATGGTATACCTTATGCAGTTAATGCTACTTACATGGCTGAGAGTTTTCCTGCACATATTCGTGGTACAGCTGTAGGGGGATCATATAATGTTGGTCGAGTCGGATCAGCTATGGCTCCATTTCTCATTGGTATCATGGCGGAATCCTATTCAATTGGGTTCGGATTAGCTACACTTGCTATTGCGTATGTGGTATCAGCGTTAATTCCTGCACTGTTTATTCGGGAAAAAATGTACGATCCATTTGGGAAGGAAAAAAATTCTGCAACCAAGCAAAAAGAAAGTGTTTACGAGAATCAAACTATATAA
- a CDS encoding TetR/AcrR family transcriptional regulator, with translation MPRTPEENDRIRQASKEKIRAAAMELFMKQGYYATSISDIAKKAGISKGLLYNYYKGKEELLSEMVVARIKEVVEVMEEAFTLNTPREQLEYIVNGAIDNIHKKPEVHRFYLHLQTQPEADEDLIKYSHLIIEENARQFEFQCKIFESMGEEEPRKRSLYFSSVLQGIMLMISTYQQGFPVEEIKNQIIREFCN, from the coding sequence ATGCCACGTACACCCGAAGAGAATGACCGCATTCGCCAAGCATCCAAAGAAAAAATCCGTGCTGCAGCCATGGAGTTATTTATGAAACAAGGATATTACGCTACTTCTATAAGCGATATAGCCAAGAAGGCTGGGATTTCTAAAGGGTTACTGTATAACTATTACAAAGGAAAAGAAGAACTTCTTTCTGAAATGGTCGTGGCCAGAATCAAGGAAGTGGTTGAAGTCATGGAAGAAGCTTTCACCTTAAATACACCTCGTGAACAACTTGAATATATAGTCAATGGTGCCATTGATAATATCCACAAAAAACCGGAAGTACACCGCTTCTATCTACACCTGCAAACTCAGCCAGAGGCTGATGAAGATTTGATAAAATACAGTCATCTCATAATTGAAGAAAATGCTAGACAATTTGAGTTTCAATGTAAGATATTTGAAAGTATGGGGGAAGAGGAACCAAGGAAACGATCGTTATACTTTTCATCTGTGCTACAGGGGATTATGTTGATGATTTCCACCTACCAACAAGGGTTTCCGGTAGAAGAAATAAAGAACCAGATTATAAGGGAGTTTTGTAACTAG
- a CDS encoding alpha/beta fold hydrolase yields MDLHFEITGSGHPVVLIHGGGADLRQWTFLASLLSKDYKVIAFDGRGAGKSPSPIKHANYVDDVLALMDYLELNQATLIGHSMGGQIATDFALNHPERVSKLVLIAPSLTGFPYSKDFVQYHDKILESAPNIDKMLDLALLSPTYQVVIDSPYKDLAVQMLRHHFGRMLKWPADFCMIWPQPPAMGRLEELNPETLFFIGKKDLADNFRVADCFRKVPNIRFIELEDADHMLPLTHSEVLYQEFTAFMED; encoded by the coding sequence TTGGATTTACATTTTGAGATTACTGGCAGTGGTCATCCTGTTGTTCTTATTCATGGCGGTGGTGCTGATTTGAGGCAATGGACATTTTTGGCTTCTCTTTTATCTAAGGATTACAAAGTTATTGCTTTTGATGGACGTGGTGCTGGTAAATCACCATCACCTATAAAACATGCAAACTATGTTGACGATGTTTTGGCATTAATGGATTACCTGGAACTTAATCAGGCAACGCTTATAGGTCATTCAATGGGCGGACAGATTGCAACTGATTTCGCCCTTAATCACCCTGAAAGAGTATCGAAACTTGTATTAATTGCTCCTTCTTTAACTGGTTTTCCCTATTCAAAGGACTTTGTACAATATCATGACAAAATATTGGAAAGTGCCCCCAATATAGATAAGATGTTGGATCTTGCCCTTCTTTCACCAACATATCAAGTTGTTATCGATAGTCCGTACAAAGATCTCGCTGTTCAAATGCTCAGGCATCATTTCGGGCGCATGCTTAAGTGGCCCGCTGATTTCTGCATGATATGGCCTCAGCCGCCAGCAATGGGACGATTAGAAGAATTGAACCCCGAAACTTTATTTTTTATCGGCAAAAAGGACTTGGCAGACAATTTTCGGGTTGCCGATTGTTTCCGCAAGGTTCCAAACATCCGTTTCATCGAACTGGAGGATGCCGATCATATGCTGCCCCTCACCCATTCTGAAGTTTTATATCAAGAATTCACTGCTTTTATGGAGGATTGA
- a CDS encoding YitT family protein, with amino-acid sequence MKEGLARKKQHRQLSRLVIIQRTILITIGALLMATGLEIFLIPNHVIDGGITGISIMLSHLTGIKLGIFLFLLNLPFVYLGYKQFGKTFAISTIYGIVMLSIFATYFHPIPPFTEDILLATIFGGIFLGVGVGIVIRNGGALDGTEILSIVISKKVPFSVGEIVMFINLFILGSAGFVYTWDRAMYSILAYVIAAKAIDIVITGMEETKSVWIISDEAREIGDAINNRLGRGVTYLHGEGAYSGEEKKVIFCIITRLEESKLTTIVEEIDPSSFLAIANIAEVRGGRFKKRDIH; translated from the coding sequence CTGAAGGAAGGTTTAGCACGAAAAAAGCAGCATAGACAGTTATCCCGTTTGGTAATTATCCAGCGGACCATTCTTATTACAATTGGTGCGTTGTTAATGGCCACTGGATTGGAAATCTTTTTAATTCCCAATCATGTAATTGATGGTGGAATTACAGGTATTTCCATTATGCTTTCTCATCTTACAGGTATAAAACTAGGAATCTTTCTTTTCCTATTGAATCTACCATTTGTATATCTGGGATATAAACAGTTTGGAAAAACTTTTGCTATATCTACTATATATGGGATTGTAATGCTTTCCATTTTTGCAACATATTTTCATCCTATTCCACCCTTCACTGAGGATATCCTTCTTGCTACAATTTTTGGCGGTATTTTCTTAGGTGTAGGTGTAGGAATTGTAATTCGTAACGGTGGTGCGCTTGACGGTACAGAAATACTTTCCATTGTAATAAGTAAAAAAGTGCCTTTTTCTGTTGGCGAAATTGTTATGTTCATCAATCTATTTATACTGGGTTCTGCTGGATTCGTTTACACATGGGATAGAGCCATGTATTCAATCTTAGCTTATGTAATTGCTGCTAAAGCCATTGACATTGTTATTACTGGAATGGAAGAAACAAAGTCAGTGTGGATAATTAGCGATGAAGCAAGAGAGATAGGTGATGCAATCAATAATCGCCTAGGACGTGGTGTGACATACTTACATGGTGAAGGTGCCTATTCTGGAGAGGAAAAGAAGGTAATTTTCTGTATAATTACCAGACTTGAAGAGTCTAAGTTAACTACAATTGTTGAAGAGATTGACCCTTCATCTTTCTTAGCAATTGCAAATATTGCGGAAGTACGTGGTGGACGGTTCAAAAAGAGAGATATTCATTAA
- a CDS encoding DinB family protein, giving the protein MDVKTLLLQQWASCLDEEDWFPPLEKVLEDITFEQAIWKPADGAMNSIWEFVCHLLFYEKRYLMRFLGETANEPQAENNDSTFRLPTETLENWKETKQEYFYVHRELGKILAKSEPEDLYRQIPGDNPLVLELKSLAMHDAYHIGQIVFLSKMQGAWPEKRSF; this is encoded by the coding sequence ATGGATGTAAAAACACTTTTGTTACAACAATGGGCAAGCTGCTTAGATGAAGAAGACTGGTTTCCACCACTTGAAAAAGTGCTAGAAGACATCACTTTTGAACAGGCAATTTGGAAACCAGCTGATGGGGCAATGAATTCCATTTGGGAATTTGTTTGTCATTTACTTTTCTATGAAAAGAGATATCTGATGCGATTTCTTGGTGAAACAGCGAATGAACCACAGGCAGAAAATAATGACTCTACATTTCGATTACCAACTGAGACGTTAGAAAATTGGAAGGAAACAAAACAAGAATACTTTTATGTTCATCGTGAACTTGGAAAAATACTAGCAAAATCAGAACCTGAAGATTTGTATAGACAGATTCCAGGAGATAATCCATTAGTGCTTGAACTGAAGAGTTTAGCAATGCACGACGCATATCATATTGGGCAAATTGTATTCCTTAGTAAAATGCAAGGAGCTTGGCCAGAGAAACGCAGCTTTTAA